A window from Deltaproteobacteria bacterium HGW-Deltaproteobacteria-18 encodes these proteins:
- a CDS encoding sigma-54-dependent Fis family transcriptional regulator: MTTQSTVLVIDDEPAHRLMVRVVLGDAGFKVLEADNGSSGLATLRAKPVDVVLLDMRMPGMSGLDVLQKMHEEGMTTPVIMLTAFGNVSSAVESMKIGAWDYLTKPTDNDELLAVVKKAAEHVRLTRENRDLKKQIGRLQETRIIGNSEEIRKVVDLIEQVGPSEANVLILGESGTGKELVAQLLHEQSARAKGPLVKVNCAALPENLLESELFGYVRGAFTGAAQDKPGRFQLAGGGTLFLDEIGELPPTLQAKILRALQERIVEPLGGVTPVSIDVRFIAATNRDLPAMIAEGKFREDLYYRLNVLEIRIPPLRERIEDIPLLVDYLLEKLGRKNNRPVRTVSREFLDALGRHEWRGNVRELENVLERALILCRTDILDLRDLPDHLLAPAPPSRPTQVVQSGESPLETAERHALEETLRKYAGHRERTAQALGISRRTLQYRLKKYGLTTR, translated from the coding sequence ATGACCACACAGTCCACTGTCCTCGTCATCGATGACGAACCGGCGCACAGGCTCATGGTCCGCGTCGTCCTCGGCGACGCAGGCTTCAAGGTGCTGGAGGCGGACAACGGCTCGTCCGGCTTGGCCACATTGCGCGCCAAGCCCGTGGACGTGGTTTTGCTGGACATGCGCATGCCGGGCATGAGCGGCCTCGATGTGCTGCAGAAAATGCACGAGGAAGGGATGACGACCCCGGTGATCATGCTGACCGCGTTCGGCAACGTGAGCAGCGCCGTGGAGTCCATGAAAATTGGCGCATGGGATTATCTGACCAAGCCGACAGACAACGACGAATTGCTGGCCGTGGTCAAAAAAGCGGCGGAACATGTACGCCTGACCCGCGAAAACCGCGACCTCAAAAAACAGATCGGGCGGCTGCAGGAAACCAGAATCATCGGCAACAGCGAGGAGATCCGCAAGGTCGTTGACCTCATCGAACAGGTGGGGCCAAGCGAAGCCAACGTGCTCATTCTCGGAGAATCGGGCACGGGCAAGGAACTTGTTGCCCAATTGCTGCACGAGCAGAGTGCGCGGGCCAAGGGTCCGCTGGTCAAGGTCAACTGCGCGGCCCTGCCCGAAAACCTGCTCGAGAGCGAACTCTTCGGCTATGTGCGCGGCGCCTTCACCGGCGCGGCCCAGGACAAGCCCGGCCGCTTCCAGCTGGCCGGTGGCGGGACCCTCTTTCTCGATGAAATCGGGGAGCTGCCGCCGACCCTGCAGGCCAAGATCCTGCGCGCCTTGCAGGAACGCATCGTCGAACCCCTCGGCGGCGTGACTCCGGTCAGCATCGACGTACGTTTCATCGCGGCCACAAACCGCGACCTCCCGGCCATGATCGCCGAGGGCAAATTCCGCGAAGACCTTTATTATCGCCTCAACGTGCTCGAAATACGCATTCCGCCCCTGCGTGAACGCATCGAAGACATCCCGCTGCTCGTGGACTATCTGCTGGAGAAGCTCGGCCGCAAAAACAACCGCCCGGTTCGCACCGTCAGCCGTGAATTTCTGGACGCGCTGGGACGGCACGAATGGCGAGGCAACGTGCGCGAGCTTGAAAACGTCCTGGAGCGCGCACTCATCCTCTGCCGCACGGACATTCTGGATCTGCGGGACCTCCCGGATCATCTGCTGGCTCCCGCCCCGCCGTCCCGCCCCACGCAAGTCGTTCAGTCCGGGGAAAGTCCGCTTGAGACAGCCGAACGGCATGCCCTGGAAGAGACCCTCCGCAAATACGCCGGACACCGCGAACGCACCGCCCAGGCCTTGGGCATCAGCCGCCGCACGCTGCAATACCGCCTCAAGAAATACGGACTGACCACCAGATAA
- a CDS encoding universal stress protein — protein MIKVERVLIPVDGSDSSRNAAKYGTQLVNSRHPKVYLLNVWEPVNMTIGGEMAEKLRANAEARSMAILEEFKKMLEPCGMEVELISRSGRPDYVILNAQDELDCDLIVIGSRGLSVLENVIMGSVVTRVLEGASCPVLVTRNLRGKYLKDACGI, from the coding sequence ATGATAAAGGTTGAACGTGTATTGATCCCGGTGGATGGCTCGGATTCATCCAGAAACGCGGCCAAGTATGGAACGCAGCTGGTCAATTCCAGACATCCCAAGGTATATCTTCTCAATGTCTGGGAGCCCGTCAACATGACCATCGGCGGCGAAATGGCCGAGAAGTTGCGCGCCAACGCCGAGGCCAGGTCCATGGCAATCCTGGAAGAGTTCAAGAAGATGCTTGAGCCTTGCGGTATGGAAGTGGAGCTGATTTCGCGCAGCGGCCGTCCCGACTATGTCATCCTGAACGCGCAGGACGAGCTGGATTGCGATCTGATCGTCATCGGTTCGCGCGGGCTGTCGGTGCTCGAGAATGTGATCATGGGCAGCGTGGTCACGCGTGTGCTTGAAGGGGCGTCGTGTCCGGTGCTGGTCACGCGCAACCTGCGCGGGAAGTATCTCAAGGATGCCTGCGGCATCTGA